Proteins encoded in a region of the Anopheles ziemanni chromosome 2, idAnoZiCoDA_A2_x.2, whole genome shotgun sequence genome:
- the LOC131294099 gene encoding uncharacterized protein LOC131294099, translated as MYVKLWDLCRLCAKYKEDRVAIFSKEGRALEIQGKIHEAFGLHIAQTDRFPQCVCKECLQKVDKHVKIRKHFLKIHRKLVKWSKTKDNKMFIRISRVKEPEMVNGPGSSVNLQEQSSPAARLENYISSIPITIIQKTNGNVTVQSTNEDLLSSMAHDVGIQTDGGTKSPVDEQPEQTPKQQPIIISQPQLVHANLLSNEQSKEQQPQQSQLTPCLGMQPPINTKNVTDSLENGSLFLPKTPEGETHSTFNKVDEFIKVIPAKKQRIVEMLDSSENQSSSESESGADTTIEEDSPAVFRFSPMYVYDDDSYDDEDDATSRGVYTSTPMIVEQTPKENQPRDGPAIGEAAYGSHGNNNGVVIRKVDIAPPPRFFNTLQPSVPSLMSDITEAPKDRLQQQQEQPAVVQSIPIAMTNVSTGTTPIHFPTYIYQHQSVDFINQQQNVSVPAQQQHQQVPIIIVEKEPDQPPDEQIFTLATDKGYLRLTIPTSAQSLPDLNANIQTLTSSIEANTANVGGGQTTINVQDDEDMNIDLKLQNLMAAGLSVKVVELTVDPYAHTAERSNNTLQMNQERSGVPVRIMEHDLQMMDQPPGGLHSEVEHDLDSITCIEPFYVIL; from the exons ATGTACGTAAAACTGTGGGATTTGTGCCGGCTTTGTGCGAAGTACAAGGAAGACCGTGTGGCCATCTTTTCAAAGGAGGGTCGCGCTTTGGAAATTCAAGGAAAAATTCACGAAGCGTTCGGCTTACAT ATTGCACAAACGGATCGCTTTCCACAATGTGTTTGCAAGGAGTGTCTCCAAAAGGTCGATAAACATGTAAAAATTCGCAAGCATTTCTTGAAAATACATAGGAAGCTGGTTAAATGGTCCAAAACCAAAGATAACAAAATGTTCATTCGCATAAGCAGAGTAAAAGAACCAGAAATGGTCAACGGACCCGGTTCAAGTGTCAACTTGCAAGAACAATCTTCGCCGGCAGCACGGCTAGAGAATTATATCAGTAGTATTCCGATAACTATCATCCAAAAGACCAACGGCAACGTGACCGTTCAAAGTACCAATGAGGACCTTCTAAGTAGCATGGCGCATGACGTCGGTATTCAAACAGACGGTGGGACTAAATCTCCGGTGGACGAACAACCGGAACAGACACCGAAACAACAACCAATTATAATCAGTCAACCCCAGCTGGTCCATGCAAATCTGCTGTCGAATGAGCAATCAAAggaacaacaaccacaacaatcACAACTTACGCCATGCTTGGGAATGCAGCCACCGATCAACACGAAAAATGTCACGGATTCGTTGGAAAACGGTTCACTTTTCTTACCAAAAACTCCCGAGGGTGAAACACATTC GACCTTCAATAAAGTGGATGAGTTCATTAAAGTCATACCGGCAAAAAAGCAGAGGATCGTCGAAATGCTCGATTCTTCCGAAAACCAAAGTTCTTCCGAATCCGAGTCGGGAGCAGACACAACGATTGAGGAGGATTCTCCAgcagtttttcgtttcagtCCGATGTACGTTTACGACGACGACTCGTACGATGATGAAGACGACGCTACCTCCAGAGGTGTTTACACCAGCACGCCAATGATCGTGGAGCAGACG ccaaaagaaaatcaaccgaGAGATGGACCTGCCATCGGCGAAGCAGCATACGGAAGCCATGGAAATAATAACGGTGTTGTTATCAGGAAGGTGGATATCGCTCCACCTCCTcgttttttcaatactttGCAACCGTCTGTACCATCCCTCATGTCGGACATAACCGAGGCGCCCAAAGATcggctccagcagcagcaggaacaACCAGCGGTCGTCCAATCAATACCAATAGCTATGACGAACGTCTCTACCGGTACCACACCAATACATTTTCCAACGTACATCTATCAGCACCAATCGGTGGACTTCAtcaaccagcagcagaacgTTTCAGTTccggcgcagcagcagcatcagcaggtGCCAATAATAATAGTAGAGAAAGAACCGGATCAACCACCAGACGAGCAAATTTTTACCTTAGCGACCGACAAAGGATATCTACGGCTTACAATTCCGACGAGCGCACAAAGTCTACCGGATCTGAATGCCAACATCCAGACTCTAACGTCGTCCATCGAAGCAAATACGGCCAATGTTGGCGGGGGGCAAACCACCATAAACGTCCAGGATGATGAGGacatgaacattgatttgAAGTTGCAGAATCTTATGGCAGCGGGATTATCCGTGAAAGTAGTGGAACTAACTGTGGACCCATACGCGCATACTGCGGAGAGAAGTAATAATACGTTGCAGATGAACCAAGAGAGGTCCGGGGTACCCGTGCGTATTATGGAACATGACTTACAAATGATGGACCAACCTCCTGGTGGCTTGCACTCGGAAGTCGAGCACGATCTGGACTCCATCACCTGTATCGAACCATTTTACGTCATTCTGTGA
- the LOC131294101 gene encoding methylcytosine dioxygenase TET, protein MTMTGYKSVNFADLCRLCANSAGARVGIFTEEGRIRKIQSKISESLGINVQETDRLPKSVCTLCLKQVEAHIEFRELVGEKQGMLESCLNSSAKNGGKVYIRVEKAKEPQIVSRPASSFAQIVTSVPANAVSKSTQQQQQQQQQHQQQQQQQQQQQQQQQQQQQQQQQQQQQQAQQPISISGIPKNIIQVTNGNVTVRSTAEDQLSNIIQAVGIQSDSETKWPVVQQQQQQMITNQPQQPPVKTSNLQYRLHNGALIPIPPKSPEGEPQTTFTQVDEFIKIKSTPTKALKRDSSQSTMLETTPVKKPRIIQLVQSPQNLSPQKTTPVSQAVTTEATYILGGSPTYVGSSSTPGGIYTSTPINAGQRMITLQDLKLISSGAGSNNTNTSSSNIGNNNSANTVNNNGGQRLMSIVTKPDPDGMESSGMVNSISVTPMAAQNAVPQNAVQYVQMKVETGPGGMIRLTPTQPLPPNQQLTISPQMLQQFGIQTLANMQTTTASGGQTLMAPMTILNSVSQPTTTLMQPQTMSAGQTVEGNFVTLVGKASVPPQSQVVPNVNGQVTTVVMSPPPLHHQQPVPPPQQQQQPEVVQQPQQQQQQQAQEHKQAIKQTQTPPRPLPTASALTKSVKMVTRPLVSQRKSVPTQTSLPKQTRPNAPGTRPAVVSGTTSNVAGGSNGPRIKSTGNPGVRSSSVSTGSRSGGNANATGTSANLNTSHEDGSGSGSDTESNRSAQSLLASQQMSAISALSGKQDLQAGDHQSSANDSERSGSASGTSEVSITTCNVCQKVFGRKEHLVQHLKSHIGLRPFKCDEPDCLKSFSRKEHLLRHTLSHTGKKMFSCDLCHKLFSRKDNLNKHKKTHEEIPDPAPFSCSICNKDFYNKHPFMKHKALHDNVDLDSTKKKVPQENQPIYKPALGKPATKRPANKSGPVITHVESMASKISQPPPLSHPSVVIEASESQPQQQQQQQQQQQQQQQQQPTTVVQSMPLTITHIPTSTATIQLPTQHYQGQQMHSIIQQQQQQQHVPVQQQQQQQVGTTIVQTQPQQQQHEQQIFTIPQLTNGTAGYIQIAIPSSVQNQAAGGVANVQTITTANGTTLANLAGGRATIINSVDGNTMVTLPQRFIIDSSQLIASSRPS, encoded by the exons ATGACGATGACGGGATATAAGTCCGTAAACTTTGCGGACCTGTGCCGCCTTTGTGCGAACAGCGCGGGAGCGCGCGTGGGCATCTTTACCGAGGAGGGTCGCATTAGGAAAATACAAAGTAAAATCAGTGAATCGTTAGGAATAAAT GTACAAGAGACGGATCGCCTTCCGAAATCCGTGTGCACGCTGTGCCTCAAACAGGTCGAAGCGCACATCGAATTCCGCGAGCTGGTTGGAGAAAAGCAAGGCATGCTGGAAAGTTGCCTCAACTCGTCGGCAAAGAATGGTGGCAAGGTGTACATTCGCGTTGAAAAAGCGAAGGAACCACAAATAGTCAGTCGACCCGCTTCAAGTTTTGCCCAGATCGTAACGTCAGTGCCAGCCAACGCTGTGTCCAAGTCGACACAG caacagcaacagcaacagcaacagcatcagcaacagcaacagcaacagcaacagcagcagcagcagcagcagcagcagcagcagcaacagcaacagcagcaacagcaacaagcGCAGCAACCGATTTCTATCAGTGGCATTCCAAAAAATATCATCCAAGTCACCAATGGCAACGTGACTGTACGGAGTACCGCTGAGGACCAGCTCAGCAACATCATACAGGCGGTCGGTATTCAGTCGGATAGTGAAACTAAATGGCCAGTggtgcaacaacagcaacagcaaatgATAACAAACCAACCACA GCAACCACCGGTCAAGACTAGCAATCTTCAGTACCGGCTGCATAACGGTGCGCTTATACCGATCCCACCAAAATCTCCCGAGGGCGAACCACAAAC AACCTTCACACAAGTAGATGagtttatcaaaataaaatcaacaccaACCAAGGCACTGAAACGAGACTCTTCGCAGAGCACGATG ctcGAAACCACGCCGGTAAAGAAGCCAAGAATTATTCAACTGGTACAATCTCCTCAGAATCTAAGCCCACAAAAGACCACACCGGTTTCGCAAGCGGTCACAACGGAGGCCACATACATTCTTGGTGGTAGTCCGACGTACGTTGGTTCGAGCTCCACCCCCGGTGGTATTTACACCAGCACACCGATAAATGCGGGCCAGAGGATGATCACTTTGCAGGATCTCAAACTCATCAGCAGCGGTGCAGGAAGtaacaacaccaacacaagCTCTAGTAACATAGGAAACAATAATAGTGCTAATACTGTCAATAATAACGGAGGCCAGCGGTTGATGTCGATCGTGACAAAGCCCGACCCGGATGGGATGGAAAGCAGTGGGATGGTGAATAGCATATCCGTCACGCCAATGGCGGCCCAAAATGCCGTACCCCAGAACGCGGTGCAGTATGTGCAGATGAAGGTCGAGACGGGACCGGGCGGAATGATTCGGCTTACGCCGACCCAACCGCTTCCCCCCAATCAGCAGCTCACGATTAGCCCACAGATGTTGCAGCAGTTTGGTATCCAGACGCTGGCAAACATGCAGACAACAACAGCGTCCGGTGGCCAAACGTTGATGGCACCGATGACGATCCTAAACTCGGTAAGCCAACCGACAACGACACTGATGCAACCACAAACCATGTCCGCCGGTCAAACGGTGGAAGGAAATTTTGTTACACTGGTGGGAAAGGCTTCCGTCCCGCCACAGTCCCAGGTTGTCCCCAACGTAAATGGTCAGGTGACGACGGTTGTTATGTCTCCCCCACCGCTGCACCACCAGCAACCCGTTCCACCGcctcaacagcaacaacagccggAAGTTGTCCAACAgccgcaacaacaacaacaacaacaagcgcaGGAGCACAAACAAGCAATTAAGCAAACACAAACTCCACCACGACCCTTGCCGAcggcaagtgcacttacgaaATCGGTGAAAATGGTGACCCGGCCACTTGTTAGTCAGCGCAAGTCGGTACCAACTCAAACGAGTCTACCGAAGCAAACACGACCCAACGCTCCCGGTACGCGTCCAGCTGTTGTAAGTGGCACCACCTCAAACGTTGCCGGCGGTAGTAATGGGCCACGTATCAAGAGCACTGGAAATCCCGGCGTAAGATCGTCTTCGGTGTCCACCGGAAGTCGATCAGGTGGTAACGCGAACGCAACCGGAACTTCCGCCAACTTAAATACGTCCCACGAGGACGGTAGTGGGAGTGGATCGGATACCGAATCAAACCGCAGTGCCCAGTCGCTGCTGGCGTCGCAGCAGATGAGTGCCATATCGGCCCTGTCTGGCAAGCAGGACTTGCAGGCGGGTGACCATCAATCGAGCGCCAACGATTCCGAGCGATCTGGCAGTGCCTCCGGTACGAGCGAGGTAAGCATAACGACGTGCAACGTCTGTCAGAAGGTGTTTGGTCGGAAGGAGCATCTGGTGCAGCACCTAAAGTCGCACATCGGGCTGCGACCATTCAAGTGCGACGAACCGGACTGCCTCAAGAGCTTCAGCCGGAAGGAGCACCTGCTGCGACACACGCTGTCGCACACCGGTAAGAAGATGTTTAGCTGTGACCTGTGCCATAAGCTGTTCTCGCGAAAGGATAATCTCAACAAGCACAAGAA GACACATGAAGAGATTCCTGACCCCGCCCCGTTCAGCTGTTCCATTTGTAATAAAGATTTCTACAATAAGCATCCGTTTATGAAACACAAAGCGTTACATGACAATGTGGATTTAGATTCGACAAAGAAAAAGGTA CCGCAAGAAAATCAACCGATCTATAAACCTGCGCTCGGTAAACCGGCAACGAAGCGTCCGGCGAATAAAAGCGGTCCCGTTATCACGCACGTAGAGTCGATGGCGTCAAAAATTTCACAACCGCCTCCTCTGTCACACCCGTCAGTCGTAATCGAGGCGTCAGAAAGTCAaccccagcagcaacagcagcaacagcagcaacagcagcaacagcagcagcaacaaccgaCGACGGTCGTACAATCGATGCCACTGACCATAACGCACATCCCCACGAGCACCGCAACGATACAGCTGCCAACGCAGCACTATCAGGGTCAACAGATGCACTCCAtcatccagcagcagcagcagcagcagcacgtcccggttcagcaacagcagcagcagcaggttggAACAACGATAGTGCAAACCcaaccgcagcagcaacagcacgaACAGCAGATCTTCACCATTCCGCAACTTACGAATGGTACCGCCGGATATATTCAGATAGCGATTCCGAGTAGCGTTCAAAATCAGGCGGCAGGCGGGGTGGCCAACGTGCAGACGATAACAACGGCCAACGGAACAACGTTAGCTAATCTGGCTGGGGGCAGAGCCACCATCATCAACTCGGTTGATGGGAATACGATGGTGACCCTGCCTCAACGGTTCATCATCGATTCGTCGCAGCTGATAGCGAGCAGCCGTCCATCGTAG